The proteins below are encoded in one region of Spirochaetota bacterium:
- a CDS encoding ABC transporter permease yields MIRYLKKSVAIIGRVFYSFFFYIGEIFIFSFNVLKNTFTKPFYRKELMEILVDVGYKSLPIVVTISFFSGMIMTLNVGKSMDSIVKGTSQYIGSGIMLVMIKEFGPVLTAIALISRVGAGITSQISTMKATEQVDALRIMSISPMKFLVVPRVWGIVIMMPFMASISVVSGVIGGMFMVILYLDQSVFTYFDRVLFVLNPRDILDMIIKSSILGFFIGIISCMYGMKSEGGARGVGISTTKSVVSSVIIIAIVDYIVTYILMTLR; encoded by the coding sequence ATGATAAGATATTTGAAGAAATCTGTAGCAATAATAGGCAGAGTTTTTTATTCCTTTTTCTTCTATATCGGTGAGATATTCATATTTTCCTTTAATGTATTAAAAAACACATTCACAAAACCTTTCTATAGGAAGGAACTAATGGAAATTCTAGTTGATGTTGGATACAAGTCGCTACCGATAGTAGTCACAATATCGTTCTTCTCAGGAATGATAATGACACTTAATGTTGGTAAGAGCATGGATAGTATTGTCAAAGGAACATCACAATACATCGGCTCGGGTATAATGCTGGTCATGATAAAGGAATTTGGTCCTGTTCTTACCGCAATAGCATTGATAAGCAGAGTTGGGGCAGGTATAACATCACAAATCTCAACAATGAAGGCAACAGAACAGGTTGATGCACTTAGGATTATGTCCATTTCTCCTATGAAGTTCCTAGTAGTTCCAAGAGTATGGGGCATAGTGATAATGATGCCGTTTATGGCTTCAATATCAGTAGTCTCAGGTGTAATAGGTGGTATGTTTATGGTAATTCTGTATCTTGACCAAAGCGTATTCACTTACTTTGATAGAGTGTTATTCGTCTTGAACCCTAGAGATATTCTTGATATGATAATAAAAAGTTCTATACTAGGTTTCTTCATAGGTATAATTAGCTGTATGTATGGTATGAAATCAGAAGGAGGAGCAAGAGGTGTCGGTATATCTACCACCAAGTCAGTTGTATCATCTGTTATCATAATAGCAATAGTTGATTATATAGTAACCTACATCCTGATGACCCTGAGATAA
- the mdh gene encoding malate dehydrogenase produces MKKLKVTVVGAGNVGGTVANIISQRGYADVVLIDIDGDIAKGKAIDIQQQLAISNSDARIIGGSDYSLTEGSDISVITAGFPRKPGMKREELLEANSKVVKTVTENLIKHSPNTYIIVVTNPVDAMSYLAFKVSGFSRNKVLGMGGVLDTARLKYYIKQKLNVSYNSINAIVIGGHGDEMVPVMSSTTVSGKPITSILNKEEIEEIINKTKNGGAEIVSLLKTGSAYYAPGMAVVRMIESIVFDRKEVLPSSVFCQGEYGIDGIFFGLPVVLGINGLEKIVEVILSEEEKEMFKRSVQSVKNTIEVMNKLPI; encoded by the coding sequence ATGAAGAAGTTAAAGGTAACCGTTGTTGGTGCTGGTAATGTTGGGGGGACAGTAGCAAATATTATCTCTCAAAGAGGATACGCTGATGTAGTTTTGATTGACATAGACGGAGATATAGCGAAAGGTAAAGCAATAGATATCCAACAACAATTGGCCATATCTAACTCTGATGCGAGAATTATCGGTGGTAGTGACTACTCACTTACAGAAGGTAGTGATATATCCGTTATAACTGCTGGCTTTCCAAGAAAACCTGGTATGAAAAGAGAAGAATTATTAGAAGCAAACTCAAAGGTTGTTAAAACCGTCACAGAAAACTTGATCAAACATTCACCAAACACATACATTATAGTAGTAACAAACCCTGTTGATGCAATGTCCTACCTTGCATTCAAGGTGTCAGGTTTCAGTAGAAACAAAGTGCTAGGGATGGGGGGGGTTCTTGATACTGCTAGGCTAAAGTATTACATAAAACAAAAATTAAATGTCTCTTACAACTCCATAAATGCAATCGTTATCGGAGGTCACGGTGACGAAATGGTTCCGGTCATGTCATCAACGACCGTTTCAGGAAAGCCTATAACAAGTATTCTTAATAAAGAGGAGATAGAAGAGATTATTAACAAAACTAAAAATGGAGGAGCAGAGATTGTAAGTCTTCTAAAAACAGGTTCAGCATACTACGCACCTGGAATGGCCGTTGTTAGGATGATTGAGAGCATAGTATTTGACAGGAAAGAAGTCTTACCTTCATCAGTATTCTGTCAGGGAGAGTATGGAATAGATGGAATATTCTTCGGACTCCCTGTAGTTTTAGGTATAAATGGACTTGAAAAGATAGTTGAAGTTATACTGTCGGAAGAAGAGAAAGAAATGTTCAAGAGATCAGTTCAGAGTGTCAAAAATACAATAGAAGTTATGAATAAACTTCCTATCTAA
- a CDS encoding histidinol phosphate phosphatase domain-containing protein has translation MIDLHSHTFFSDGVLSPNELVQRARQFGYKALAITDHVDASNVDFVVKEIVNFCNSIRSYYDDIIVLPGVEITHVHPDQINEVAELAKKRGAKIVVVHGETIVEPVERLTNRKALESKFVDILGHPGLISEEEVKIAVSNGKYIEITARKGHSLTNGYVAKVCKKFGAMMVIDTDTHTPDNLITKDFAYKILKGAGLEDEDIARVFKNSEDLVKSVV, from the coding sequence ATGATAGATTTACACTCTCATACATTTTTTAGTGATGGGGTTTTGTCTCCTAATGAACTTGTGCAGAGAGCAAGGCAGTTTGGTTATAAGGCACTTGCTATTACCGATCATGTTGATGCCTCAAATGTTGATTTTGTTGTGAAGGAGATTGTGAATTTTTGTAATTCAATAAGAAGTTATTATGATGATATTATAGTTTTGCCTGGCGTTGAAATCACACATGTTCATCCAGATCAGATAAACGAAGTTGCTGAATTAGCAAAAAAGAGAGGAGCAAAAATTGTAGTAGTTCATGGAGAAACTATTGTTGAACCTGTTGAAAGGCTAACGAATAGGAAGGCTTTAGAAAGTAAGTTCGTTGATATTCTTGGTCATCCAGGACTCATATCAGAGGAAGAGGTTAAGATTGCTGTTAGTAATGGAAAGTACATAGAGATAACTGCTAGAAAAGGACATTCGCTTACTAATGGTTATGTTGCGAAAGTTTGTAAGAAATTTGGTGCTATGATGGTAATTGATACCGATACTCATACTCCTGATAACCTTATAACAAAGGATTTTGCGTATAAGATACTCAAAGGTGCAGGACTTGAGGATGAGGATATTGCTAGAGTTTTTAAGAATTCAGAGGACTTGGTAAAGTCTGTTGTTTAG
- a CDS encoding tetratricopeptide repeat protein codes for MVVVLLILFFIMTFDVFGSYESAYSKYLKGDISGAVSEITKDIFNGVRDPRSHLLMIKIYRDHTKDYKQAIEYAIEGIRLFPDKEREFTLELGELYMLSAKYDRAEQILVSHNRRYPGDPECLYILGRNYYSQGKYHKAVSSLEASLSFGMTGVEVYEVLGKSYRKIGNYSRAIELLSYVYNQTRKEEILGMIIEISSIIDVDYSSYINARKTISTVKPTTPRITQSRPSSVYVTQGIQENSQSQISRQPVLEKPNTSETQPVQNSGGEESINQSQNNTISE; via the coding sequence ATGGTTGTAGTTCTGTTAATTCTATTTTTCATAATGACTTTTGATGTTTTTGGTAGTTATGAAAGTGCCTACTCAAAGTATTTAAAGGGAGATATATCTGGGGCTGTTTCAGAGATAACAAAGGATATATTCAATGGTGTTAGAGATCCGAGGTCTCACTTGCTGATGATAAAAATATACAGAGACCATACAAAGGACTACAAGCAAGCGATAGAATACGCTATTGAAGGGATAAGACTGTTTCCTGATAAGGAGAGGGAATTTACCCTAGAACTAGGTGAATTATACATGCTTTCTGCTAAATACGACAGGGCAGAGCAGATTTTGGTAAGTCATAATCGTAGGTATCCTGGAGACCCAGAATGCTTGTATATACTTGGTAGAAATTATTACTCTCAAGGTAAGTATCACAAGGCTGTTTCATCGTTAGAAGCATCTTTAAGCTTTGGTATGACCGGTGTTGAAGTTTATGAAGTTCTAGGAAAGTCATACAGGAAGATAGGTAACTATTCAAGAGCGATAGAATTACTTTCTTATGTTTACAATCAGACTAGGAAGGAAGAGATACTGGGAATGATAATAGAAATATCAAGCATAATAGATGTTGATTACTCATCTTATATAAACGCAAGGAAAACTATTTCTACTGTTAAACCTACGACACCAAGGATTACTCAATCTAGACCATCTTCAGTTTATGTTACCCAAGGAATTCAAGAAAATTCTCAAAGTCAGATTTCAAGACAACCTGTTTTAGAAAAACCTAATACATCTGAAACTCAACCTGTTCAGAACTCTGGTGGTGAGGAGAGTATTAATCAGTCACAGAATAACACTATTTCTGAATAA
- a CDS encoding flagellar hook-length control protein FliK, protein MMNVSNLLNFKEILNINKELSISKKDTNKPAEDRFDAFLKQITEENRTQYELTNKPTQNVINKEERNLKDKTQNQKETDSEFRTNPTTKTEKEIVEKTKSNKSDNDDKTNKSNTRPFTLDISKSETRTNNPIKGIDKIKSITENNDPTSIQTHFNLERLYQFLLTLLNLSDKTNIPQDIKDKIEQIKAKINNGKLNLGEISSVILEIQRFLNRPTNEELRSLLKEFQSLVSQDSNLKLNLSKLTLTDVGENKNPNQERNINFNILLNLAKSEAKKDDDKQVRFIENPLQTQVKFDNLKLTVNQSQSTSLQPNFFIQLQMLSRAVEEFSGRLVMNLRNGTSEMKMTLFPPEIGKVFVKVETTNDGKIIGNIVVSTKEAYTLFQEHLNTIKENLVNQGFNVSNMNLTLDNSMFGSGYRNNRGEIEENFSRFSFNLSNTKEAYETSVSINKESNYDGRILLYA, encoded by the coding sequence ATGATGAATGTCTCAAACTTATTAAATTTCAAGGAAATTTTAAACATAAATAAAGAACTTAGCATAAGCAAAAAAGACACTAACAAACCAGCAGAAGACAGATTTGACGCATTCCTAAAGCAAATAACCGAAGAAAATAGAACTCAATACGAACTAACAAACAAACCTACCCAAAATGTCATTAATAAAGAAGAAAGAAACCTAAAAGATAAAACACAAAACCAAAAAGAGACAGATAGCGAATTCAGAACAAATCCTACAACCAAAACAGAAAAAGAGATTGTAGAAAAAACTAAATCAAACAAATCAGATAACGATGATAAGACCAATAAATCAAACACTAGACCTTTTACGCTGGATATAAGCAAAAGTGAGACTAGAACAAATAACCCCATAAAAGGAATAGATAAAATAAAATCCATAACTGAAAACAACGATCCTACATCAATACAAACGCATTTTAATCTTGAAAGGCTTTATCAATTCTTACTCACACTTTTGAACCTATCAGACAAAACGAATATACCTCAAGACATCAAAGATAAAATTGAACAGATAAAGGCAAAAATAAACAACGGAAAACTAAATCTTGGCGAAATATCATCAGTTATTCTTGAAATCCAAAGATTCTTAAACCGACCAACAAACGAAGAACTTAGATCGCTTCTAAAAGAATTCCAAAGTTTAGTCTCTCAAGATAGTAATTTGAAGCTTAATTTATCTAAACTCACACTGACAGATGTCGGTGAAAACAAAAATCCTAACCAAGAAAGAAACATCAATTTTAACATATTGCTTAATCTAGCCAAAAGTGAAGCCAAAAAAGATGATGACAAACAAGTCAGGTTCATAGAAAACCCATTACAAACGCAAGTTAAATTTGATAACCTCAAACTAACTGTAAATCAATCACAAAGTACTTCACTACAACCAAATTTCTTTATCCAACTACAGATGTTGTCAAGGGCGGTAGAAGAATTCTCTGGTAGGCTAGTTATGAACTTAAGAAACGGCACTAGTGAGATGAAGATGACACTATTCCCCCCAGAGATCGGAAAAGTATTCGTGAAAGTTGAAACAACAAACGATGGTAAGATAATAGGCAATATAGTGGTCTCAACTAAAGAAGCATACACTCTATTCCAAGAACATCTTAACACAATAAAAGAGAACTTGGTAAACCAAGGATTTAATGTAAGTAATATGAATTTAACTCTTGACAATTCAATGTTTGGTAGTGGATACAGAAATAATAGAGGAGAAATTGAGGAAAATTTTAGTAGATTTTCATTCAATCTTAGCAATACCAAAGAGGCATACGAAACTAGCGTTTCTATTAACAAAGAATCAAACTACGACGGAAGGATACTACTCTACGCATAA
- a CDS encoding acylphosphatase, whose translation MLKLHVLIYGRVQGVGFRYFVQRNANRLGIKGWVRNLEDGGVEVLAFGDDDKISQLLILLHQGPSGALVMKVKHTTEEVSSSPYDSFFITY comes from the coding sequence ATGCTTAAGCTACATGTTTTGATTTATGGTAGAGTTCAAGGAGTAGGGTTTAGATACTTCGTTCAAAGGAATGCTAATAGACTTGGTATAAAAGGATGGGTTAGAAACTTGGAAGATGGAGGTGTTGAGGTTTTAGCATTTGGAGACGATGATAAGATATCTCAATTGCTGATACTTCTACATCAAGGTCCATCTGGAGCATTAGTTATGAAAGTTAAGCATACAACTGAAGAGGTCTCATCTTCTCCTTATGACAGTTTCTTTATAACTTATTAG